One stretch of Armigeres subalbatus isolate Guangzhou_Male chromosome 2, GZ_Asu_2, whole genome shotgun sequence DNA includes these proteins:
- the LOC134210742 gene encoding large ribosomal subunit protein mL54 translates to MSTLVINNVSALFRRCCTVQSVTVRHYATPKPGGALGSKKKKLGKLGPVVEKKEIPVETDAKKLVSYVCGSNLLKTGEDIKLKPDSEYPDWLWSLHVGKPLTLEEMDPETKEYWRKLRRMALQRNNKLAKLKKF, encoded by the exons ATGAGTACGTTAGTAATAAATAACGTGTCTGCTTTGTTCCGACGATGCTGCACCGTTCAATCCGTCACAGTACGACATTATGCAACACCGAAGCCCGGCGGGG CTCTCGGTTCCAAGAAGAAAAAACTTGGAAAATTGGGCCCAGTAGTCGAGAAGAAGGAAATTCCCGTCGAGACGGATGCCAAAAAGCTGGTTAGTTATGTGTGTGGCAGTAATTTGCTCAAAACCGGCGAAGACATCAAACTGAAACCGGACTCGGAATATCCGGACTGGCTGTGGAGTTTACACGTCGGGAAGCCACTGACCCTGGAGGAAATGGATCCCGAGACCAAAGAGTACTGGCGAAAGCTTCGGCGGATGGCACTGCAGCGAAACAACAAACTGGCCAAGCTGAAAAAGTTCTGA
- the LOC134215026 gene encoding uncharacterized protein LOC134215026 encodes MISRVSIRTLVKTATYIAIGGITAAMIMKSKLEDRVRSQPYYRDSLKLLRAHPGAVQLLGEPIKAMGFDFGEETKKFGDGKIDDFTLPVKGTQQRGKYHFWAEHKDDQWNITRAELELDEDKSRRLVIRKPE; translated from the exons ATGATATCTCGGGTATCGATCAGGACGTTGGTCAAAACGGCTACCTACATTGCCATCGGAGGAATAACCGCTGCAATGATTATGAAATCCAAACTTGAAGACCGCGTTCGGAGTCAACCCTACTATCGGGATTCGCTGAAGTTACTGAGGGCCCATCCGG GTGCCGTCCAGTTGCTGGGTGAACCTATCAAGGCAATGGGATTCGACTTTGGTGAagagacaaaaaagtttggtgATGGGAAAATCGATGACTTTACACTGCCGGTCAAGGGAACCCAGCAACGCGGTAAGTATCACTTCTGGGCCGAACATAAGGACGACCAGTGGAACATAACCCGAGCCGAGTTGGAGCTGGACGAAGATAAATCCCGCAGGCTAGTTATCCGGAAACCCGAGTGA